Proteins encoded by one window of Melanotaenia boesemani isolate fMelBoe1 chromosome 10, fMelBoe1.pri, whole genome shotgun sequence:
- the LOC121648102 gene encoding uncharacterized protein LOC121648102, with product MDMDLGRVTLWRGTRSVNVRHMDLTLDNISRIFKLIPSTIYLIKDGGDVLLPSTTGYIDDDDLHRCEVCGDEERSEAVPVPPARQPAFTFMTRPSTSTGHAGPPTPRPAKLFTRNILLGRVERGSLTIDGASLIVEFSLADATIPAMSEKVRRELRSDMDINALFTRSFDEIKCFIQASFNSFSRGLAFWRQNARKVVAVPQLDFEELQRRKKRRSGVTEESHITNMEELVLAAEQLPAITKALQDLGQFARANKVSTIALTDEEVASVKATFKCVICRDPMRNPVASSCCRGLIGCQVCIDQWVAHEPSCPKCRDADFVTKMFEMTGMEETVQLLKDTIRD from the exons ATGGATATGGATCTCGGAAGAGTGACTTTGTGGCGTGGGACCCGCAGTGTTAATGTTCGGCACATGGACCTGACACTGGACAACATTTCCCGGATTTTTAAG CTGATCCCATCCACAATTTATCTAATAAAGGACGGTGGTGATGTCCTACTGCCCAGCACCACAGGCTACATCGATGATGATGACTTACATCGATGTGAGGTCTGTGGGGATGAGGAGCGGTCTGAAGCGGTTCCTG TTCCTCCTGCAAGACAGCCAGCCTTCACCTTTATGACAAGACCATCTACATCCACCGGACATGCTGGGCCCCCTACCCCACGTCCTGCCAAACTTTTCACCAG GAATATATTACTTGGAAGGGTGGAAAGAGGCAGCCTGACGATAGATGGTGCCTCACTCATTGTGGAGTTCAGCCTGGCTGATGCCACAATTCCAGCAATGTCTGAAAAAGTGAGGAGGGAGCTGAGGAGCGATATGGACATT AATGCCTTGTTCACTCGATCCTttgatgaaattaaatgttttattcaggcAAGCTTCAACTCTTTTTCAAGAG GCCTAGCCTTCTGGAGACAAAATGCCAGGAAGGTTGTTGCTGTCCCACAACTGGACTTTGAGGAGCtgcaaaggaggaagaagaggaggagtgg TGTCACAGAGGAGAGCCACATCACAAACATGGAGGAGCTGGTCCTGGCAGCAGAACAGCTGCCAGCAATCACCAAAGCCCTCCAAGACCTCGGACAATTTGCCAGGGCCAATAAAGTTAGCACAATAGCCTTGACGGATGAGGAGGTGGCATCAGTCAAGGCCACATTCAAATGCGTCATATGCAGAG ATCCAATGAGGAACCCTGTGGCAAGCTCATGCTGCCGTGGCCTGATAGGTTGCCAGGTGTGCATTGATCAATGGGTGGCCCATGAACCCAGCTGCCCAAAGTGCCGGGATGCAGACTTTGttacaaaaatgtttgaaatgacaGGCATGGAGGAGACTGTTCAGTTACTCAAAGACACTATTcgtgattga